Proteins found in one Corynebacterium freneyi genomic segment:
- a CDS encoding HAD hydrolase-like protein → MAPTLLIDVDGTISDSLAGIQASFRTAMEAVDHPIPDNTFMSTLAGPPMRDSMAKIGLSGDRLDAAMRAYRAAQTDGGWADTRMFPGWVELLDGWRADGIRLATATSKGGHFARKVLAEFGILGRFDFIGAADDGGDRHHKDDVIEHTLRVLGLPAVRRDIDGDGGDSGDDGNGGNGGNGGNALPGVVMIGDRIHDVEGARRFGVPAILVGWGYGPDDERDRADAVAHTPDQLDRMAREMLGL, encoded by the coding sequence ATGGCCCCCACCTTGCTCATCGACGTCGACGGCACCATCAGCGATTCCCTCGCGGGCATCCAGGCGAGCTTCCGCACCGCGATGGAGGCGGTCGACCACCCGATCCCCGACAACACGTTCATGTCCACCCTCGCCGGCCCGCCGATGCGGGATTCGATGGCGAAGATCGGACTGTCCGGCGACCGCCTCGACGCCGCGATGCGCGCCTACCGTGCCGCGCAAACCGACGGCGGGTGGGCGGACACCAGGATGTTCCCGGGCTGGGTCGAGCTTCTCGACGGCTGGCGCGCCGACGGCATCCGCCTGGCGACGGCCACCTCGAAGGGAGGGCACTTCGCCCGGAAGGTGCTGGCGGAGTTCGGGATCCTCGGCCGTTTCGACTTCATCGGCGCCGCCGACGACGGCGGGGACCGCCACCACAAGGACGACGTCATCGAACACACCCTGCGCGTGCTGGGGCTGCCCGCCGTGCGCCGCGACATCGACGGCGATGGCGGGGACTCCGGGGATGACGGCAATGGTGGCAATGGCGGCAATGGCGGGAACGCCCTGCCCGGCGTCGTGATGATCGGCGACCGCATCCACGACGTCGAGGGCGCCCGACGCTTCGGCGTGCCGGCGATCCTCGTCGGCTGGGGCTACGGACCCGACGACGAACGCGACCGCGCCGACGCCGTCGCGCACACGCCCGACCAGCTAGACCGCATGGCCCGGGAGATGCTCGGGCTCTGA
- a CDS encoding low molecular weight protein-tyrosine-phosphatase translates to MSAPGRTESVYVVFVCSGNICRSPMAEIIVREAVEEAGLADDVLLASCGIGAWHVGQPADSRARAELENSGRDSTHVAAQLGAEHVDATLYIAMDNGHVSQLVARGIPAEKIRLMRSFDPNSPADADVADPYYGDLSGFTRTRREIEAATPGLIATIRDILEDSSTR, encoded by the coding sequence ATGTCCGCGCCTGGCCGCACCGAATCCGTCTACGTCGTCTTCGTGTGCAGCGGCAACATCTGCCGTTCCCCGATGGCGGAGATCATCGTCCGCGAAGCCGTCGAAGAAGCCGGCCTCGCCGACGACGTCCTCCTGGCCTCCTGCGGCATCGGCGCCTGGCACGTCGGCCAGCCCGCCGATTCCCGCGCCCGGGCGGAACTGGAAAACTCCGGCCGCGACTCCACGCACGTCGCCGCGCAGCTCGGCGCCGAACACGTCGACGCGACCCTGTACATCGCCATGGACAACGGCCACGTGTCGCAGCTCGTCGCCCGCGGCATCCCCGCCGAGAAGATCCGCCTGATGCGCTCCTTCGACCCGAACTCGCCCGCCGACGCCGACGTCGCCGACCCGTACTACGGCGATCTGTCCGGATTCACCCGCACCCGCCGCGAAATCGAGGCCGCCACCCCGGGGCTCATCGCCACCATCCGCGACATCCTCGAAGACTCCTCGACCCGCTGA